From Mus musculus strain C57BL/6J chromosome 8, GRCm38.p6 C57BL/6J, a single genomic window includes:
- the Zfp868 gene encoding Kruppel-like zinc finger protein isoform X3 yields MCHSSFNRNIVTHSEYTQYEHEEYEEKPPDSNFLTSVEGYMETHTVNGPSECEVCLKSYGLYHLTYNGHHNYEYKECVGSQPVRKSYECNQCGKTLSSYNSLQRHQKIHIEERPYKCQQCTKAFRCLNALQSHERIHTGEKPYECKHCGTAFSRLTHLRLHEKVHTGEKHYECKQCNIVFKSQSSYHRHKIMHGETFYNCKECGKSFIYPSLLQMHERTHTGEKPYECKLCGKTFRYHSSIRLHERTHTGEKPYECKHCGKAFTRQSYLQFHERSHTGEKPYECKECGKAFRHHSYLRLHERRHTGEKPYQCGQCGRSFSRQSSFKRHQSVHAVENPYKCQQYLIPLSLFPSNA; encoded by the coding sequence ATGTGTCATTCATCTTTTAATAGGAACATCGTCACTCACTCTGAATACACACAGTATGAACACGAGGAATATGAAGAGAAGCCACCTGATTCTAATTTTCTCACAAGTGTTGAAGGCTACATGGAAACTCACACTGTGAATGGGCCTTCTGAGTGTGAGGTATGTTTAAAATCCTATGGACTATACCACCTAACTTACAATGGCCATCACAACTATGAGTACAAAGAGTGTGTAGGAAGCCAACCTGTACGAAAAAGTTATGAATGTAACCAGTGTGGTAAAACTCTGAGTTCTTACAATTCTCTTCAAAGACATCAGAAAATTCATATTGAAGAAAGACCGTATAAATGTCAACAGTGTACTAAGGCCTTCAGATGTCTCAACGCCCTTCAAtcacatgaaagaattcatactggagagaaaccttatgaatgtaagcaCTGTGGTACAGCTTTTAGCAGACTTACTCACTTGCGATTACATGAGAAagttcatactggagaaaaacactatgaatgtaaacaatgtaatATCGTTTTTAAATCTCAGAGTTCCTATCATAGACATAAGATAATGCATGGAGAGACATTCTATAATTGTAAAGAGTGTGGTAAGTCCTTCATTTATCCCTCTTTACTTCAAATGCATGAAAGAACTCACACAGGTgaaaaaccctatgaatgtaaactaTGTGGTAAGACTTTTAGATATCATTCTTCCATTCGATTACATGAAAGAACTCATACGGGagaaaaaccctatgaatgtaaacactGTGGAAAAGCCTTTACACGTCAGAGTTATCTTCAGTTTCATGAGCGAagccacactggagagaaaccctatgaatgtaaagaatgtggtaaagcctttagaCATCACTCCTACCTTCGGTTACATGAAAGAAGACATACTGGGGAGAAGCCGTACCAGTGCGGACAGTGTGGCAGATCCTTCAGCCGGCAGAGTTCCTTTAAGAGACATCAGTCAGTTCATGCTGTGGAAAACCCCTATAAATGTCAACAATATCTGATTCCTTTATCTCTGTTTCCTTCAAATGCATGA
- the Zfp868 gene encoding Kruppel-like zinc finger protein isoform X1 — protein sequence METAIVGLSRPDQGLVSFEDLVVHFTQDEWDLLAPSQKTLYGDVMLETFRNFTDTGCEWEDQKIEDHFEEPEINLRNIVTHSEYTQYEHEEYEEKPPDSNFLTSVEGYMETHTVNGPSECEVCLKSYGLYHLTYNGHHNYEYKECVGSQPVRKSYECNQCGKTLSSYNSLQRHQKIHIEERPYKCQQCTKAFRCLNALQSHERIHTGEKPYECKHCGTAFSRLTHLRLHEKVHTGEKHYECKQCNIVFKSQSSYHRHKIMHGETFYNCKECGKSFIYPSLLQMHERTHTGEKPYECKLCGKTFRYHSSIRLHERTHTGEKPYECKHCGKAFTRQSYLQFHERSHTGEKPYECKECGKAFRHHSYLRLHERRHTGEKPYQCGQCGRSFSRQSSFKRHQSVHAVENPYKCQQYLIPLSLFPSNA from the exons GGTTTGGTGAGCTTTGAGGATCTGGTGGTGCACTTCACCCAGGATGAGTGGGATTTGCTGGCTCCTTCCCAGAAGACTCTCTACggagatgtgatgctggagaccttcAGGAACTTCACTGATACAG GATGTGAATGGGAAGACCAGAAAATTGAAGACCATTTTGAAGAGCCTGAAATAAATCTAAG GAACATCGTCACTCACTCTGAATACACACAGTATGAACACGAGGAATATGAAGAGAAGCCACCTGATTCTAATTTTCTCACAAGTGTTGAAGGCTACATGGAAACTCACACTGTGAATGGGCCTTCTGAGTGTGAGGTATGTTTAAAATCCTATGGACTATACCACCTAACTTACAATGGCCATCACAACTATGAGTACAAAGAGTGTGTAGGAAGCCAACCTGTACGAAAAAGTTATGAATGTAACCAGTGTGGTAAAACTCTGAGTTCTTACAATTCTCTTCAAAGACATCAGAAAATTCATATTGAAGAAAGACCGTATAAATGTCAACAGTGTACTAAGGCCTTCAGATGTCTCAACGCCCTTCAAtcacatgaaagaattcatactggagagaaaccttatgaatgtaagcaCTGTGGTACAGCTTTTAGCAGACTTACTCACTTGCGATTACATGAGAAagttcatactggagaaaaacactatgaatgtaaacaatgtaatATCGTTTTTAAATCTCAGAGTTCCTATCATAGACATAAGATAATGCATGGAGAGACATTCTATAATTGTAAAGAGTGTGGTAAGTCCTTCATTTATCCCTCTTTACTTCAAATGCATGAAAGAACTCACACAGGTgaaaaaccctatgaatgtaaactaTGTGGTAAGACTTTTAGATATCATTCTTCCATTCGATTACATGAAAGAACTCATACGGGagaaaaaccctatgaatgtaaacactGTGGAAAAGCCTTTACACGTCAGAGTTATCTTCAGTTTCATGAGCGAagccacactggagagaaaccctatgaatgtaaagaatgtggtaaagcctttagaCATCACTCCTACCTTCGGTTACATGAAAGAAGACATACTGGGGAGAAGCCGTACCAGTGCGGACAGTGTGGCAGATCCTTCAGCCGGCAGAGTTCCTTTAAGAGACATCAGTCAGTTCATGCTGTGGAAAACCCCTATAAATGTCAACAATATCTGATTCCTTTATCTCTGTTTCCTTCAAATGCATGA
- the Zfp868 gene encoding Kruppel-like zinc finger protein isoform X2 translates to METHTVNGPSECEVCLKSYGLYHLTYNGHHNYEYKECVGSQPVRKSYECNQCGKTLSSYNSLQRHQKIHIEERPYKCQQCTKAFRCLNALQSHERIHTGEKPYECKHCGTAFSRLTHLRLHEKVHTGEKHYECKQCNIVFKSQSSYHRHKIMHGETFYNCKECGKSFIYPSLLQMHERTHTGEKPYECKLCGKTFRYHSSIRLHERTHTGEKPYECKHCGKAFTRQSYLQFHERSHTGEKPYECKECGKAFRHHSYLRLHERRHTGEKPYQCGQCGRSFSRQSSFKRHQSVHAVENPYKCQQYLIPLSLFPSNA, encoded by the coding sequence ATGGAAACTCACACTGTGAATGGGCCTTCTGAGTGTGAGGTATGTTTAAAATCCTATGGACTATACCACCTAACTTACAATGGCCATCACAACTATGAGTACAAAGAGTGTGTAGGAAGCCAACCTGTACGAAAAAGTTATGAATGTAACCAGTGTGGTAAAACTCTGAGTTCTTACAATTCTCTTCAAAGACATCAGAAAATTCATATTGAAGAAAGACCGTATAAATGTCAACAGTGTACTAAGGCCTTCAGATGTCTCAACGCCCTTCAAtcacatgaaagaattcatactggagagaaaccttatgaatgtaagcaCTGTGGTACAGCTTTTAGCAGACTTACTCACTTGCGATTACATGAGAAagttcatactggagaaaaacactatgaatgtaaacaatgtaatATCGTTTTTAAATCTCAGAGTTCCTATCATAGACATAAGATAATGCATGGAGAGACATTCTATAATTGTAAAGAGTGTGGTAAGTCCTTCATTTATCCCTCTTTACTTCAAATGCATGAAAGAACTCACACAGGTgaaaaaccctatgaatgtaaactaTGTGGTAAGACTTTTAGATATCATTCTTCCATTCGATTACATGAAAGAACTCATACGGGagaaaaaccctatgaatgtaaacactGTGGAAAAGCCTTTACACGTCAGAGTTATCTTCAGTTTCATGAGCGAagccacactggagagaaaccctatgaatgtaaagaatgtggtaaagcctttagaCATCACTCCTACCTTCGGTTACATGAAAGAAGACATACTGGGGAGAAGCCGTACCAGTGCGGACAGTGTGGCAGATCCTTCAGCCGGCAGAGTTCCTTTAAGAGACATCAGTCAGTTCATGCTGTGGAAAACCCCTATAAATGTCAACAATATCTGATTCCTTTATCTCTGTTTCCTTCAAATGCATGA